A genomic region of Peromyscus eremicus chromosome 19, PerEre_H2_v1, whole genome shotgun sequence contains the following coding sequences:
- the Hsbp1 gene encoding heat shock factor-binding protein 1, translated as MTEMDPKTIKEITLVVETLLRQMQDKFQIMLHQIIGMIDDMSSSIDHLEKNITDLMTQAGMEDLEGEKDSNCT; from the coding sequence ATGACTGAGATGGACCCCAAAACCATAAAGGAAATCACCTTGGTGGTGGAGACGCTCTTGCGGCAGATGCAAGACAAGTTTCAGATCATGTTGCACCAGATCATTGGAATGATCGATGACATGAGCAGTTCCATTGACCATCTGGAGAAAAATATCACTGACCTCATGACCCAGGCTGGAATGGAAGACCTGGAAGGTGAAAAAGATTCCAACTGCACATAG